The genomic segment TTTTCTAAAGACCCATTTAGTGACCTTACTCGCTGGTTTCATCTTATAATGAGGTGGTTTGGAGCGTATGACAATTATCTTTGTTGCACCTCTTTTATGAGCTTCTATCACTGGGATAGGTTCAGCTAATCCACCATCAATATATCTCACACCATTAAAGCAAAGATCATTTCTGTAGACTATAGGCATAGCACTTGAAGCTTTTAAATATCCTTCAAGATTGTCTTTATCAGGTATAACGTATTTAATTGTACCAGTATCACAATCAGTGATCCCAATCAAATATTCTGGATCATCCTTAAAGATCCGATTTAAATCTAATCGACATTCTTCAATTGTACGTTCCCAAAGCCAATCTAAGTCAAGAAAATGTCCGCCTTTTAGAAATTTACTTATACTCATACAATTTTTGTTGGCAGTATAATTCATGAAGATATTGTAATTTCTCCCATGCATATTTGCTAAGTAAGATGAAAGATTTAATGCACCTGCTGAAACACCTATATACATATCAAAGGGATCAAAATTATTTTCTAGAAAACTGTCTAAAACCCCTGCTGCAAATATACCTCGCATGGCACCGCCTTCTACAATGAGTGCTGTTTTTTCTCCTTGCATAATTAACCTCTCTCCATCTCTGATTTAAAAATAATAATGCATCTACTTAACTATTATGAGCTGACACTTGTCTAAATATTTCCAAAAAAATAATAACATATATTTCTATTCTCATCAATCTTTATAAGTAATTAGGAAAAATCATTGACAAATATGACACGTGTCATTATAATGATAATATAAAATGACACGTGTCATAAAGAGGTGAAGACATCAATGAGAGATAGTAAACTTGAAATTCGACATATGGAAAGAATTAAACAATATCCTGATCAAATTGTTAATGAACATGAATACGCAGTAGAACAAGGTTTTTCATATTTCAATTCTGAATCTTATAGAAATAATTGCCAAGGTACCCCCGCTCAAGGACCAAGGGGTAACATAAAGAAAGATGGAATCGT from the Vallitalea okinawensis genome contains:
- a CDS encoding patatin-like phospholipase family protein encodes the protein MQGEKTALIVEGGAMRGIFAAGVLDSFLENNFDPFDMYIGVSAGALNLSSYLANMHGRNYNIFMNYTANKNCMSISKFLKGGHFLDLDWLWERTIEECRLDLNRIFKDDPEYLIGITDCDTGTIKYVIPDKDNLEGYLKASSAMPIVYRNDLCFNGVRYIDGGLAEPIPVIEAHKRGATKIIVIRSKPPHYKMKPASKVTKWVFRKMPNVKLAIDQRKERYQKAIEFIASPPENVKVYDIYPSSDFAVSRFTKDRKLLEQGYRIGLEEGKRLLESWE